One Pseudomonas abieticivorans genomic region harbors:
- a CDS encoding catalase yields MSQSKTLTTASGAPVADNQNSRSAGPRGPLLLDDFHLIEKLAHFNRENIPERRVHAKGSGAYGTFTVNRDITEYTSAKLFDTVGKQTETFLRFSTVGGERGSADTERDPRGFALKFYTEEGNWDIVGNNTPVFFIRDPLKFPDFIHTQKRLPQSNLKSGQMMWDFWSHSPEALHQVTILFSDRGIPDGYRHMHGFGSHTYSLINAKGERHWVKWHYKTLQGIKNLAPADAARLAGTDPDYAQRDLFGAIERGDFPKWRVCIQVMTEAQANAHRDNPFDVTKTWSQKEYPLIEVGILELNRNPLNYFAEVEQAAFGPSNMVPGVGLSPDRMLQGRVFAYADAHRYRVGTNHQQLPVNAPRSPVNSYQRDGSMAFGSNGGAAPNYEPNSYGDAPKQAPQYREPALALSGAADRFDHREDTDYYSYAGDLFRLMNDDQKTLLVNNIAGAMAGVSADVVQRQLQHFYKADPAYANGVANALGVNLA; encoded by the coding sequence ATGAGCCAGAGCAAGACCCTCACTACCGCCAGCGGAGCTCCCGTTGCAGACAATCAGAATTCCCGCTCTGCCGGTCCACGCGGCCCATTGCTGCTGGACGACTTTCACCTGATCGAAAAGCTCGCGCATTTCAACCGCGAGAACATCCCAGAGCGTCGGGTGCACGCCAAGGGTTCGGGCGCTTATGGCACCTTTACCGTCAACCGTGACATCACCGAATACACCAGCGCCAAACTGTTCGACACCGTTGGCAAGCAGACCGAGACGTTCCTGCGTTTTTCCACCGTGGGTGGTGAGCGCGGCTCGGCTGATACCGAGCGCGACCCACGCGGCTTCGCCTTGAAGTTCTATACCGAGGAAGGCAACTGGGACATCGTGGGTAACAACACTCCGGTGTTTTTCATTCGCGACCCGCTGAAGTTCCCAGACTTTATCCACACCCAGAAACGTTTGCCGCAAAGCAACCTGAAAAGCGGCCAGATGATGTGGGACTTCTGGTCGCACTCGCCAGAAGCGTTGCACCAGGTCACCATTCTGTTCTCTGACCGGGGTATCCCGGACGGCTATCGCCACATGCACGGCTTTGGTAGCCACACCTACAGCTTGATTAACGCCAAGGGCGAGCGTCACTGGGTGAAATGGCACTACAAGACCCTGCAAGGCATCAAGAACCTCGCGCCTGCAGATGCTGCACGCCTGGCCGGTACCGACCCGGACTACGCCCAGCGTGATCTGTTCGGCGCGATCGAGCGCGGTGATTTCCCGAAATGGCGCGTGTGTATCCAGGTGATGACTGAAGCCCAGGCCAACGCGCACCGTGACAACCCGTTCGATGTGACCAAGACCTGGTCGCAAAAAGAGTACCCGCTGATCGAAGTGGGCATTCTTGAGCTGAACCGCAATCCGCTGAACTATTTTGCTGAAGTCGAGCAAGCCGCATTTGGTCCGAGCAATATGGTGCCAGGCGTCGGCTTGTCGCCAGACCGCATGCTGCAAGGTCGTGTGTTTGCCTACGCTGATGCCCATCGCTATCGGGTAGGTACCAACCACCAACAATTGCCGGTAAACGCCCCGCGTAGCCCGGTCAACAGCTACCAGCGCGACGGCTCCATGGCGTTTGGCAGCAACGGTGGCGCAGCGCCCAATTATGAGCCCAACAGTTATGGCGATGCCCCTAAACAGGCGCCGCAGTATCGTGAGCCGGCCCTGGCGTTGAGCGGTGCCGCCGATCGTTTCGACCATCGGGAAGACACCGACTACTACAGCTATGCCGGTGATCTGTTCCGACTGATGAACGATGACCAGAAAACACTGTTGGTCAATAACATTGCCGGCGCCATGGCCGGGGTCAGTGCGGACGTGGTCCAGCGTCAATTGCAGCACTTCTACAAGGCAGACCCGGCCTATGCGAATGGGGTTGCGAATGCTTTAGGCGTGAACCTGGCCTAA
- the rpsM gene encoding 30S ribosomal protein S13: MARIAGVNIPDNKHTVISLTYIYGVGRTTAQKICADTGVNPAAKIKDLSDEQIEQLRGEVAKFTTEGDLRREINMKIKRLMDLGCYRGLRHRRGLPVRGQRTKTNARTRKGPRKPIRK, encoded by the coding sequence ATGGCCCGTATTGCAGGCGTCAACATTCCAGATAACAAGCACACTGTTATCTCGCTGACCTACATCTATGGTGTTGGTCGCACTACTGCACAGAAAATTTGTGCAGACACTGGGGTCAACCCAGCCGCAAAGATCAAGGATCTGAGCGACGAGCAGATTGAACAGCTGCGTGGCGAAGTGGCGAAGTTCACCACTGAAGGTGACCTGCGTCGCGAAATCAACATGAAAATCAAGCGCTTGATGGATCTGGGCTGCTACCGCGGCCTGCGTCACCGTCGTGGTCTTCCAGTACGCGGTCAGCGTACCAAGACTAACGCGCGTACCCGTAAAGGTCCGCGTAAGCCGATCCGCAAGTAA
- the bfr gene encoding bacterioferritin: MQGHPDVIEYLNTLLTGELAARDQYFIHSRMYEDWGFSKLYERINHEMEEEAGHADALMRRILMLEGTPRMRPDDLDVGTTVPEMLASDLRLEYKVRAALCKGIELCEVHKDYVSRDILRVQLADTEEDHTYWLEKQQGLIKSIGLQNYLQSQF; the protein is encoded by the coding sequence ATGCAAGGTCACCCGGACGTAATCGAATACCTCAACACGTTGCTGACCGGCGAGCTGGCAGCCCGTGATCAATATTTCATCCATTCGCGGATGTATGAGGACTGGGGCTTCAGCAAGCTCTACGAACGCATCAATCACGAAATGGAAGAAGAGGCAGGCCATGCCGACGCCTTGATGCGCCGCATCCTGATGCTCGAGGGAACGCCGCGCATGCGCCCCGACGACCTGGATGTAGGCACCACGGTGCCTGAGATGCTCGCCAGCGACTTGCGCCTGGAGTACAAGGTGCGTGCCGCGCTGTGCAAGGGCATCGAGCTGTGCGAAGTGCACAAGGACTACGTCAGCCGCGATATTTTGCGCGTGCAACTGGCCGATACCGAAGAAGATCATACCTATTGGCTGGAGAAGCAGCAGGGGCTGATCAAATCGATCGGCTTGCAGAACTACTTGCAGTCGCAGTTCTGA
- the rpsD gene encoding 30S ribosomal protein S4, producing the protein MARYIGPKCKLSRREGTDLFLKSGVRALESKCNIEAAPGIHGQRRGRQSDYGTQLREKQKVRRIYGVLERQFSGYYKEAAGKKGATGENLLQLLECRLDNVVYRMGFGSTRAESRQLVSHKSISVNGQTVNVPSYQVRAGDVVAIREKAKNQLRIVQALDLCAQRGRVEWVEVDTEKKSGVFKNVPARSDLSADINESLIVELYSK; encoded by the coding sequence ATGGCACGTTACATTGGTCCAAAATGCAAACTGTCTCGTCGTGAAGGCACTGATCTTTTCCTGAAGAGCGGCGTTCGCGCTCTGGAATCGAAGTGCAACATCGAAGCAGCCCCAGGTATCCACGGCCAGCGTCGTGGTCGCCAGTCCGACTACGGCACCCAACTGCGTGAAAAGCAGAAGGTCCGTCGTATCTACGGCGTTCTCGAGCGTCAGTTCAGCGGTTACTACAAAGAAGCTGCCGGCAAGAAAGGCGCTACTGGTGAGAACCTGCTGCAACTGCTCGAATGCCGTCTGGACAACGTTGTATATCGCATGGGCTTTGGTTCGACTCGCGCCGAATCCCGTCAGCTGGTATCGCACAAGTCGATCAGCGTAAACGGTCAAACCGTTAACGTTCCGTCCTACCAGGTTCGTGCTGGTGACGTGGTCGCTATTCGCGAGAAGGCAAAGAATCAGCTGCGCATCGTCCAAGCTCTCGATCTGTGTGCCCAACGTGGCCGCGTAGAATGGGTAGAAGTGGACACTGAGAAGAAGTCGGGCGTTTTCAAGAACGTTCCTGCTCGCAGTGACCTCTCCGCCGACATCAACGAAAGCCTGATTGTCGAGCTCTACTCCAAGTAA
- the rplQ gene encoding 50S ribosomal protein L17, translated as MRHRKSGRHLSRTSSHRKAMFQNMAVSLFEHELIKTTLPKAKELRRVAEPLITLAKIDSVANRRLAFDRTRSKAIVGKLFNDLGKRYATREGGYLRILKCGFRAGDNAPMAYVELVDRPVGGAVEAAE; from the coding sequence ATGCGTCATCGTAAAAGTGGTCGTCACCTGAGCCGCACTAGCTCGCACCGCAAGGCTATGTTCCAGAACATGGCGGTGTCGCTGTTCGAGCACGAGCTGATCAAAACGACTCTGCCTAAAGCCAAAGAACTGCGCCGCGTTGCCGAGCCGCTGATCACCCTGGCCAAGATTGACAGCGTTGCAAACCGCCGTCTGGCTTTCGACCGTACTCGTTCGAAAGCAATCGTTGGTAAGCTGTTCAACGACCTGGGCAAGCGTTACGCAACCCGTGAGGGTGGCTACCTGCGCATCCTGAAGTGCGGTTTCCGCGCTGGCGACAACGCGCCTATGGCGTACGTCGAACTGGTTGATCGTCCTGTCGGTGGCGCTGTAGAAGCCGCTGAATAA
- the rpsK gene encoding 30S ribosomal protein S11, with translation MAKPAARPRKKVKKTVVDGIAHIHASFNNTIVTITDRQGNALSWATSGGSGFRGSRKSTPFAAQVAAERAGQAALEYGLKNLDVNVKGPGPGRESAVRALNGCGYKIASITDVTPIPHNGCRPPKKRRV, from the coding sequence ATGGCAAAACCTGCTGCTCGTCCTCGTAAAAAAGTCAAAAAGACAGTGGTTGATGGCATCGCCCACATCCACGCGTCTTTTAACAACACCATCGTGACCATCACCGATCGTCAAGGTAACGCTCTTTCGTGGGCTACCTCCGGCGGTTCGGGTTTCCGCGGTTCGCGTAAGTCCACCCCGTTCGCTGCTCAAGTAGCTGCCGAGCGTGCTGGTCAAGCTGCGCTGGAATATGGCCTGAAAAACCTCGACGTTAACGTCAAGGGCCCAGGTCCAGGTCGTGAATCCGCAGTCCGCGCTTTGAATGGCTGCGGCTACAAGATCGCCAGCATCACCGACGTGACGCCAATCCCGCATAACGGGTGCCGTCCGCCGAAGAAGCGCCGCGTGTAA
- a CDS encoding DNA-directed RNA polymerase subunit alpha, with the protein MQISVNEFLTPRHIDVQVVSPTRAKITLEPLERGFGHTLGNALRRILLSSMPGCAVVEAEIDGVLHEYSAIEGVQEDVIEILLNLKGLAIKLHGRDEVTLTLSKKGSGVVTAADIQLDHDVEIVNPDHVIANLASNGALNMKLVVARGRGYEPADSRQSDEDESRSIGRLQLDSSFSPVRRIAYVVENARVEQRTNLDKLVIDLETNGTLDPEEAIRRAATILQQQLAAFVDLKGDSEPVVIEQEDEIDPILLRPVDDLELTVRSANCLKAENIYYIGDLIQRTEVELLKTPNLGKKSLTEIKDVLASRGLSLGMRLDNWPPASLKKDDKATA; encoded by the coding sequence ATGCAGATTTCGGTAAATGAGTTCCTGACACCCCGCCATATTGATGTGCAGGTTGTCAGTCCAACCCGCGCCAAGATTACCCTCGAGCCTCTCGAGCGTGGTTTTGGCCATACCCTGGGCAACGCGCTGCGCCGCATCCTGTTGTCCTCAATGCCCGGCTGTGCAGTAGTCGAGGCCGAGATTGACGGTGTACTCCATGAGTACAGCGCCATCGAAGGTGTACAGGAAGATGTCATTGAAATCCTGTTGAACCTTAAAGGTCTGGCTATCAAGCTGCACGGTCGTGACGAAGTTACGCTGACCTTGTCGAAAAAGGGTTCGGGGGTGGTTACCGCTGCCGATATTCAGCTGGATCATGATGTCGAGATCGTTAATCCCGATCACGTAATCGCTAACCTGGCGTCGAATGGCGCCCTGAACATGAAGCTCGTAGTAGCTCGTGGTCGTGGTTATGAACCAGCCGACTCGCGTCAGAGCGATGAAGACGAAAGCCGCAGCATCGGTCGCTTGCAGCTCGACTCTTCGTTCAGCCCGGTTCGCCGTATCGCTTACGTGGTGGAAAACGCCCGTGTCGAGCAGCGTACTAACCTGGACAAGCTGGTTATTGATCTGGAAACCAACGGTACTCTGGATCCTGAAGAGGCTATCCGCCGCGCTGCAACCATTCTGCAACAGCAGTTGGCTGCGTTCGTCGACCTCAAGGGTGACAGCGAACCAGTGGTAATCGAACAGGAAGACGAGATCGATCCGATCCTGCTCCGTCCGGTTGACGATCTGGAACTGACTGTACGTTCGGCTAACTGCCTTAAGGCGGAAAACATTTACTACATCGGCGACCTGATTCAGCGTACCGAAGTAGAACTGTTGAAGACTCCGAACCTGGGCAAGAAATCCTTGACTGAAATCAAGGACGTTCTGGCCTCCCGCGGTCTGTCCCTCGGCATGCGCCTCGACAACTGGCCGCCTGCAAGTCTTAAGAAGGACGACAAGGCGACTGCCTGA